CTATGAACTTTACGATCTGTTTGTGTTTTTTGTTTCTCATTCTAATATTATCTCCCCATTGTGGGGAGCTTTTTTGCTATTTTTTAAACAGTCTCACTACACCGCCGATGATTGTTTTCAAAACCACAACAGAAGAAAGACCAAAAATACGGAGATTTACAAGCCTTAGCTCAATCTCAGATAGATTACGAATTGCTTTATTCATTCTTTGAATGCTTTGTGTGATAATGTAGATGTCCACGCCCAAGTGTCTGTGATAGTCAAAAAAGAACTTTTGGACTTGTGTTAGATCTGTGTCCTCATCTATGATGCTTTGGAACTCATCAAGATAGAAGACTACCTTACGAAAATCCCGCTCTTTGTACAAAGTAGGGATTATGTAGCGTTTCCAAAAGTCCACATTCAAGATGGTTAAGAACCCTACCCTGTAATTTCCATCGTAATGCATGCCAGCGAAAGAATAGCAAAGAGCCAAAAACTCATCAAGATACATAAAATTATCCACTTCCTTGCCAAAGTAGAAGCTGAGTTTATCACGCTCCAAACCGTCAATGTTTGAGACAACCAAAACGGAAGGTTTTTTAAGATCATCAAGAAGCTTTTTAACAGCGTAGTATGTTTTGCCAGCTCCAGGAGTACCTGTGATGAAAACTATAGCCATGGCTAAAGCCTGAGAAAAGGAATGAGATTTAAAACAAAGCGAATTGTAAGAGCATATGAGAGTATGCCTATAGCTTGTGGTATGCCAGAGTTTGCAAGAAACCAGTTATCAATGTAAAGCGAGGAAAGAGGAGCTATAGGAATAGAAAGAGCAGAAAGCACGCCGAGAATAAAAGCAAGAACACCCTTTAACACAGCAGTAAAGCCACAATAAAACATACACATGTTATAACCTCCTTAAAGGTATTGATTGCCAGAGAAGGAAGACACTGTAAGAGACTAAAAGAGCAGAGAAAAAGCCAAAGGCAACCGCAAGACCCTTAAACACACCCATAAAAAGACTGTCCAAATCCTTCAAAAGATCATCAAACTTAGCTTGAGCCTCTTCACACTGTCTTTTTAGCTCCTCTGTTATAGCATCTGTCAATGTAATGACAGGCTGAACTTCCTGACTGAGAAGATAATTCACATAAGGTATAAATTCTGTTTCATCTACAGTTATGTCTATGTCAGGAAAGACATAAGGAGAAGGCAAAAGCTGAGTTTGTAGCTCAGGAGAAATAAGCAAAGTATCAGGATCAGAAATAGCCCGCCTTATTCTCTCTATCCTCTCTCTTAGCTCAAGGTTAGGATCTAAAGCAGTGTCAGTATCCACATAGGGAAGATTATCAACATAAGGTAGAGTTTGTACCGCAGTTTGAGTATTATCCACCGCATCATTCCAAGACTGCACAATTTGAATTTGTCTTTTTAGGTTTTCCTGCTCATCTTGTGAAAGATCAGGAGGAAGAGTATACTTTACCTCACCACCAATAGAAATTGTAGCACCAGGAGTACGAGGAGAGGGAAGATCAAAACACTCTACGCTATCATCAGTGGAAATCTGAATATAGTCAACATTAAAGCTACCACCACAGAACAAACCAAGCGTAATACCGCATGTAGTCATCTTAGGCTTACCCACATTAAAGGACACTTTACAAGTAACGCTTTTATTCATGCAAACTGTATACCCACCAAAACCGCAGTAGTAAGGACTGCCATATTCTGTATACTTCTTAGCGAGGAAATCAAGATTAATGCCATTATTCCAAACAGGAGAAAAACTAAATAGCATACAAGCATACACCTGAGCTTGCCACCTTGCTATTCCTTCCTGCAGACAGCTGAGAGCAGGCTTACCATAAGATACATTTCCGTAGATATCAGTAAAAGTATAGTGCTGATCAAAAATACAATCAGACTGCGAAATAGAAGGAGGACAACCCCAATTCCGAGAAATTATCCAATAGAGATAAGTAATCATACCATCACTCCGATAGAGGCAATCAACATAAGAAGAGAAGCAATCATTACAACCCGCAACAAGAAACCCACCATAACAAAGCTGATAAGGATTTTCAACAGATGGGAAAGACAACTGAGGCAAAGGAACAGAGAAGTTAAAGTAAGGAACATCTAAAGTCCCAGTGATCTGTTTAATGTACCAATAGAGCCTACGCATCAATGCCAAATGACTTTCTTCCACAAGGTTTACATGTGAAAAGTCTAAAAAGAAAGACTGAACCAGAGAGATACCCAGCTTAGCCAAAAGCTCAAGACCAGACAAAGCACGATTTAAAAGCACATTAAAAGCTTTTGTTTCATTCACCGCACGAAGAGAGTAAGGAACAATAGGAGAAACAGAAGGATACACCTCAGATATCACAAGCTGAGTTTGTAGTGTATCAAGTAGCAACTGACGAGTAGCAGACTGCAAAGCACTTGCCTTAGAAAGAACACCAGAAGAGCCAGACTGAAGAGCAGAAATGTATTCATCAGCACTACGCCTAAATGCACTTAAGCTTTGCTCATAGCTCTGTCTTGAAATGTGCAAATTATCTATAGCAGTTTGCTCTATTGTAGTAGACCTTTGCCACATTTCCTCTAATATCTGAAGCTGTTCATCATAAGCTTGGGACTTTTGCCACATCATCTCAAGCTGATAAAGTACATCATCATTAGAAACCTTAGGCATCTCAGGTATCACAGGAGCAACCACTACATTCACACGAGCAAAGGCAAACGCAAAAAGAAGGAGAAAGAAGAAAAGCCAACGCATGGCTAACGCCTGAAGATGATAAAGTAGGAGAGAATGGTAGCGAAGATAATCCAAGCTGTTTTCATTGCAACCAATAGAGAAACCATAACGGGATTGCCTGCAATGTCTATAGCTGTATTAACGAAGGGAGGGAGATTGACAGGTATAGGTGGTGGAGGAGTACCACCCACATTGAGAGAGAAGCCCTGAAGGAACTGAAAAATTGATGTATTCTTAGCAGAATTTACAAAATCTTGTAGGACTTGCTCTATTGTATCACAAGAACAAGCACCGCAATAGCTATTATCTACTATTTGCATTTGATTTCTTTCCCTACATACGCACGCTTGTTTACCGCCTACATCTTCAAAACCACATTGAAGAGCAAAGGCTAAAAAGGGAAGAAGGAGAAGAAAGAGTAGCCTCATTTTTCACCACTCCTTCTAAGAGCATTACCCACTATGACAGAAGCAAGAAGACCCATAACAGTAGCAAGTCCAATGCCAAGTCCGAGGAGATGAATTTTAAAGTCCTTAAGTGTTTCATTGAGCTGATTAAGAGCCAACACATAGTCCGCACACTCACACTGAGACTGAGCAAATACAAAACCAAACATCAAAAGAAACAACAAAACCATCATGCCCAAACCCTCAATATGAAAAATCCAGATGCGAGAAGCCCAAAAGCAAAACCAACACCAACAAAAATATTTAAAAATGCTTGCTTGATGCCAGTAAGTGTGTTTTTCAAATCCCAAACAGTAGAACATGGAGATGGAGAAGTAGAACCACCACCAGCACCACCTGAAGGAGGAGAAGGAGCAAAAGGATCAGATGGATAATTGCTACAGTCAAAAAGAATGCAAGAGCACTGCCAAGAAGAGCCATTTAAAACACAGTCATAAACAACATCTGAAGAAGAAGCACGAGAAGAGCAATAATTATTCACATCTTCCTGTGTCAGATCACCTTGAGGATAAACAGGATAAGCTCCCATCTCACCGTAGCATATACAACCGCTATAAGTAGTATTGCTGTCTATGTGAAAGGTAGACCAAACACAAGCAAAGGCAAAATGAGGCAGGGAGAACCCCGCCCCAAGCACAAGCAGTAGGAGTAGACGATTAAGCTTTGCCAAGAGCACGCTTGATGATTTTGTAGGTAACGAAGAAAATCAAAATGGAAGCTACAGCACCAAGCAAACCTTGAACACCAGAAACAAGACCAGATACGGCCTGTTGAGCTTGCTGAAGTATATCCATCTCTTACACCTCCTTAAGAGTTTTTAAACTTTGGTTAGATGAATTGTTAGCTGACTGATTAGCTAATTGGTTAAAGTGTTTGATAGCTATCTCATAAACTGTATGCCAATAATAAGCATCTTCTTTGCCCTTAGTCCAATCCACAGGGAAAGGTAAGCCTTCCATCTCTTCAACCATAGCAAGTATTAGCTTTTTGACATGAGCTTTTTCATCTTTAAACAAGTCCAAAAGACCAGCAACACCGCCGTAGTAAGCCTTTATAAGCTTTGACTTTCTCATGATTACAACCTCTTCAAAATCCATATGGGAATAGTAAAGACCCACACGAGGAAGAAAGCCCCAGTAAAGAAAGGCACAGACCCCATAAACGCGGTACCGAAAGCTGAAACCATCATATTAGCTACAGACTGAGGATCCATTACTTTTTCTCCTTGTCTTTGACAACATCAAAAGGCACATCAAAATCAAAACCAGATGAAGCAGAAAGAGGATCACCGAGAGAAATGTTTATGCCAGAGATGGGAACATCAAGCACGGTATTTGGAACTATAGACATAGTCAAAGGAGCAGAAACAACCAAATAGAGAGGAAACTCAGGACGCTCATTAAAAAGCTGTCCGTATAACTGATATATAGCTCCCTGTCTACCATTCTTTTCCCAAGTCCTTCTTTTTTCCACAAGAAGGACTTTTAACTTGAGAGGAGAACCCATGCCACCTGTCATATCACACCCCCTTTAGTTAGTTAAGACTAAAGTAAGAAAAAACAAAAAATAATGCAAATAAGCACACACCTTTAAGTAGTTAACAGTTTGAATTTAGGACTAAGTGAAGACTGTTTATCACTTAAAAATTAAACTGTATTCAACTTAGAGAGAAAAAAGGAGGATCACGCTCAAAACCTACACAGTCATAGAAACCCTTGAAGAACTCAGAAAAAGGAATAGAGAAAGTCAAAAAGTACACACGATAAAAGTCGTAAAGATTTAACCAGCCAAGCAAAGATGAAGATGAAGAGAAAGAAGGACGAATAAAATTTCTACTCATAGAGAATAGACGCACACGAAAGTACCACATAAGGCATGTAGAAAGACGCACACGCACCTTATTATCACGCAAAGAAAAAGCCCAGTATTTGTGAGCAGACTTAACCAAGTACTTCAAGAGATAAGCTTTTATCTTTTCTGTGTCTCTACCAATAAACTTGACATCTACACCTTGAAAAGCAGAAAGATTAGAAGAGAAAGAACGCCACCAACTATATATACGCTCAATGCTAACGAAAGGGAAAGATGCTAATATGTGAACATGAGGATAACCATCTTCATGAACCTCTATAACCCAAAAGTACCGAAAATTCTTATATCCCTTCTTTCTAAGATATGCCCTAAAACGCTGAAAGAAGTCAGAAAGCCAGAAGCCAATATTAGCCCATACATAGGTTAAATCCCAAGAACGGGACAAAGTAAGAGTGATGAGCACCCAGTTAAGAGCAGGTATGTTTATATGCTTTATCCAAGAATAATAAGTCTTTGAAAAATAACGCAAACGAATAGGACGCACCGCATATTTACCATTGAAAAAGACAGGGACTTTTTGAAGCTTTTGAAGATACCAAACAGGATACAACTTAGCAAGCTGAACCGCATTATGAGAAAGACGCACCTGTCTACCTTGCCATTCTGAAGTTAGGACATCTAAAAAGTCAGTATCCAGCTCATTAAGGGAATACTCAAGCAAATCCACAGAAAAAAGATAAAGAAAGGAACAGCAAAAAGAATAGTAAAAGATAATGCTATCTTGGAACTGTTTTAGACTTTATCTTTCACACCTTCCAAATTTAGCTATAAATGACAATATGATATAAATCATATAGAAAGGACTTGACACCAGAAGATAATGGTAGTATGCAATACACGAGCGTAAAGGGTAAAAGGTTAAAACTCATAATAAGCGAGGAGGAGATAAAAAAAAGAGTGAAGGAACTTGCCAAAACTATAGAGCATGACTTTGGAGAACCTTTTATTGCCATAGGGCTTCTTAAAGGATCCTTTGTATTCTTGGCTGATTTAGTTAGATACATAAACACGCTTGTGAAGATAGACTTTATGTGGGTATCTAGCTACGGCTCTGGTACTTTGAGCGAAGGTCATGTGAAGATAGTGAAGGACTTGAGTATGGATATAGAAG
The DNA window shown above is from Hydrogenobacter hydrogenophilus and carries:
- the hpt gene encoding hypoxanthine phosphoribosyltransferase, which codes for MQYTSVKGKRLKLIISEEEIKKRVKELAKTIEHDFGEPFIAIGLLKGSFVFLADLVRYINTLVKIDFMWVSSYGSGTLSEGHVKIVKDLSMDIEGQKVLLVDDILDTGYTLKEIKSILSMREPKMLRTCVLLDKYERRKVDVEVEYVGFKVPDAFLVGYGLDWDEEGRNLRGIYAVEGV
- a CDS encoding rolling circle replication-associated protein, with translation MDLLEYSLNELDTDFLDVLTSEWQGRQVRLSHNAVQLAKLYPVWYLQKLQKVPVFFNGKYAVRPIRLRYFSKTYYSWIKHINIPALNWVLITLTLSRSWDLTYVWANIGFWLSDFFQRFRAYLRKKGYKNFRYFWVIEVHEDGYPHVHILASFPFVSIERIYSWWRSFSSNLSAFQGVDVKFIGRDTEKIKAYLLKYLVKSAHKYWAFSLRDNKVRVRLSTCLMWYFRVRLFSMSRNFIRPSFSSSSSLLGWLNLYDFYRVYFLTFSIPFSEFFKGFYDCVGFERDPPFFSLS
- a CDS encoding zonular occludens toxin domain-containing protein gives rise to the protein MAIVFITGTPGAGKTYYAVKKLLDDLKKPSVLVVSNIDGLERDKLSFYFGKEVDNFMYLDEFLALCYSFAGMHYDGNYRVGFLTILNVDFWKRYIIPTLYKERDFRKVVFYLDEFQSIIDEDTDLTQVQKFFFDYHRHLGVDIYIITQSIQRMNKAIRNLSEIELRLVNLRIFGLSSVVVLKTIIGGVVRLFKK